The Oscillatoria salina IIICB1 DNA segment TACCCCGTTGGTTAAATGGTAAACCCGATCGCAAGAGCGGTTTTGAAATCGTGGGTAGTAATTTAGATAAGGCTGAAATTGCCCAAACTGTCCGAGATTGCTGTGTTCCCGAATCCGCAATTAATTATTACCAACAACAAGTAAAAAAATCTTTAGCAACTGAAGTAGAGGTAGTATGAAAATAGCAGTAATGTCTTGTATTCACGGTAATTATGCAGCTTTAGATGCAGTTTTACTGGATATTGACGAACAAAAAGCCGAAAAGATTTATTGTCTGGGGGATTTAGTGGGTTATGGTCCCTATCCCAATGCGGTAGTCGAACAAATTCGTTCCTTAGATATTCCCACCGTACAGGGTTGTTGGGATGAAGATATTGTCGAAGGATTAAATGCCTGTGAGTGTAGTTATCCTTCTCTGTTGGCGGAAAAAAGAGGCAGAATCGCCCACGAATGGACAAATAAAAAGGTCAATCCCGAAGTTAGGGAATATTTGGCACAACTACCCCATACCTATAAAGAAGATAATCTCTGTTTCGCACATGGTAGTCCGAGTAGCAACCACGAATATTTGTTACCCGAAATGGATGCTTTTACTGCTTTAGAAAGAGTTCTTTCCAGCGATGCAGATATATTATTTTGCGGACATACTCACGTTCCCTATGTTCGTACCTTAGATTCTGGACAATTACAGGTTAAAGTTTGTCAACCCAATCAAAACGAACAACCTGCGGTTAGTTTTAATACTCCCCTGAAGCGAATTATTAATGTCGGTTCGGTAGGCGAACCCCGTCATGGTCGTCCCAATGCTACCTATGTAATTTATGATACGGAGACAGAAGCAGTAAGCTTGCGGGAAGTGGAGTATGACTATCAAGCAACTTGTGCTGCTATTTTAGATGCTGGTTTACCGCCGATTTTTGCTTGGCGTTTGGCTAAGGGCTTGGAATTTGCTGAAAAAGCGGACGATCCGACTCATGTGTGTGAGAGGTAATTTGTTTGGTTTTGGGATCTGGCGATCGCTTTTCTAATTGCTTGACAAAAAATTGAGCGATCGCGCTACAACACAACAACTAGGCATACAATAATTGATTATTCATTTCTTCAACTGTTAACGCACTTACTAGAATACCAATACGCCTCGCAATTTTATAGACATTTTTCTACTGAATCAAATGGAAGTAGCGCATAACAATACTCTACAAATTCTGAAGTTCCAAAATCCCCCTGTTGTACCAGCCAATCATAAATGAGAATTCCATTTAATGATGCGTGATTGGGGGTAAACCATGGTGCTGCTTCATCACTGACAAAAGCTAAATGAAAATTTAATTGAGAATGTAGCCTACGGATAAAAGGAATCAACTCAGCGTGCAAATGGATGACATTTTGAGGATACTCAGCATTTGCATTCCAATGGAATCTACCGCAATGCCGTTTTATTTGCAAGGGATAAGTCGCAATGATGTAATAGTCATAATCACCACGATCTCCACCAAAATAACTAAATCCAAGTGGTTTTTCTCCATTTCCTGTAGCTAAAACGCACCTTCCTGGCATATCTGACATTGGAAATGAAATACCAGGGGGAGTATAAACCATGGAGTCAGACAAAAGTATTTTTTCAAAATTTGTAGGAGAACACCGCTTTTCCTGAAAGTAAAACCGCACTTCAAAGCATGGTCCATACATCCAGTACCGCTTCTCGTTGAGGAATTGAAGATTTTCACAGAGCATTGAATTCATTACATAAAATAGAGTTATTGCAAAATATAAATATAAACTGCTGAAGTGATTGCTTTGATTGGCTTCCAAGGATTTATGATCAAATAATATAACTATTCAGCAGTACATAATCTAAAACCCTCAACCCTGCCTACATCATAAAGCCACTGCCAAAAACCCAAACAACTGAACCAAAACAATACTGGAATTACTAGGCAAATTGATCGCTCTATGTAACTGCTTTACAAAAATTGGGCGATCGCAATTATAATTACAGATCGCGATTAGACTTCTCAATTTTAGTTTCGGTAAGTATCAATATCAATATAAGCATTTACATTTGATAAAAATTTAAGATTATTTACATTGAAACTTATTGCTGGAGTAGTTTGAGTATCATCCGTTGTAATCCAAAGCACCACTTCTAAGCGAGCAGAAAGATTCAATTTTTCAGCAATTTCATTTATTTGATTAATTTTCGGTTTTAAAATTTTAATTACTTCTGATGCCATTTCATCAACATAAATTATTTCATTTATTATCTTTTGTGTTGACAATTTCCAAGAACTAGACCTATGTATTATACCTGCTACTCTTTCTCCTTTCCTTCTCACTGATGTAGGTTTAATATTTAGGTAATCAGTCACATCATTTGGTTCAAAATCTTCACCGTCTAAAGCAAAATATACATAGCATTCATTCGTGTCCAAAATATCTCCTCAAAAACCTAACAACTTACATCTTCAGTCGGATAACTATTTATCTGCGTAGACTTTCAGCTTTGCCATTCACTATTAAAACTATTGGTTCTCCCGTTTGTTTCATTTGAGCGATTAGGCTTCGCCTAGCCTTCGGATCGCACTTTACGAACTACATACGAAAAATAGCAAAAAATAATATCAAACAAGATTTAAAGCGATTTTTAAAGCTTTTTGCACTTTAATAGATAAATCTGGTGATAAGTTACCTAGTTTTCTTTGAAAAACTGATGCACTTACTGTAGCTATTTTATCGGCTCTAATCAAAGATGTTTTCTTCAAGCCTGTTTGTGCAAATTGAGCATCACTATCTTGAATCAAGACCCAACTATTTTGCAAACTACCAGCAGGAATTTTAGAAAATATACCCAGAATAATTACTTCTTCTCTATGTATCGCTAGAATTAGTGCGGGTCTTAATTTAGCAGCAGTGAGATCGCTAAAAGGAAATCTAACTAGCCATATTTCTCCAGGTTGAGGTTTAGGCATCATAGATATCTTCTTCCTCATCGTTCCATTCTGTAAAACCAGTTTCTGCTATTTGCATCATTTGTAGAGTTTCTAGTTTTTCTTCTAAATCTTCCATTAGTATTATTTGTTCTTGTATCGGTAACTGAAAGATCATTTGTTTGATTTCTTCTAATGTTGGCATAGTTTTAAACCCAATTTAGTTATCTCAATTATACGAAAACTTTTTGGCTATCTGTCTTGTACGGGGTAAAACTTTCTTTCTTGCATAAATTAACCTACAGGACGAGTTTTTCCTGATTCTATATCTGCTAATCCTTGTTTAATACCTGCGTTAGCAAAGTCATGCCGTAGGCTTATCGCTTCTAGCCTTTCAATTTTGTCTAAAATATGAAAGGAATTATTCCTTGTTCTTCGATAGCCAGGGTAATTAATTTAATTGAAGAACGAATATTTTCAATTTCTTGAGGATTGGATTTTTCGAGAAATTTAATTGGTTGTTTGCGAAATCTGACCGCCATTTTTGACCCAATCTGTTAAATCTACTAATTCTTCTTTTTATGTTGAAGGTATCCCGAATTCTATTTCTAATTCCTCCTGTTCTTTGTCACTAATATAAGGAATCAAAATTTGAGATAAACTAGCTCTTTCTTCCTGGATAACTTCTTTTATGGTTTCTTTGATTAAGGCTTTTAATTCTTGTTTTTCCATGTTGTTGTTATTTACAGTTATTTAGCTATCTAAATTTTAGCAGCATAGATACGAGTGTAGTTATTGCAGTCGGAGAGAGATATAATGATTATCATTATTACAGACAGGCAGATCGATGTGGGCAATATTAAGCGGAATTGAAGGAAATATCGCAGCTTATGAAGCAGTGTTGGCAGATCTCAACCGCCAGCGCGTCAAAGTAGAGGAATTGTATATTTTGGGCGATATCGTCGCAGCTAACCCAGATAGCGAAAAAGTAATCAGACGCATTCAAAACCCGTTACCAGGAAAATTAGAACCCCAAGTATGTGTCGGCTGGTGGGAAGAACAATGCTTTGCTTTACACGGTGTGGGTTCGACAGCAGAACCGACAGAATTAATCGATCGCTTTGGCAAAGAAACCGCTAAACTACTGTGGGATTCCGTATCTCGCGAAACGGTACAGTGGTTACGCAACTGTCATTTTGGCTTCTTTGAATTAGATTGTTTGTTAATTCACGGTAGCA contains these protein-coding regions:
- a CDS encoding metallophosphoesterase family protein — encoded protein: MKIAVMSCIHGNYAALDAVLLDIDEQKAEKIYCLGDLVGYGPYPNAVVEQIRSLDIPTVQGCWDEDIVEGLNACECSYPSLLAEKRGRIAHEWTNKKVNPEVREYLAQLPHTYKEDNLCFAHGSPSSNHEYLLPEMDAFTALERVLSSDADILFCGHTHVPYVRTLDSGQLQVKVCQPNQNEQPAVSFNTPLKRIINVGSVGEPRHGRPNATYVIYDTETEAVSLREVEYDYQATCAAILDAGLPPIFAWRLAKGLEFAEKADDPTHVCER
- a CDS encoding type II toxin-antitoxin system PemK/MazF family toxin, which produces MMPKPQPGEIWLVRFPFSDLTAAKLRPALILAIHREEVIILGIFSKIPAGSLQNSWVLIQDSDAQFAQTGLKKTSLIRADKIATVSASVFQRKLGNLSPDLSIKVQKALKIALNLV
- a CDS encoding metallophosphoesterase family protein; translated protein: MWAILSGIEGNIAAYEAVLADLNRQRVKVEELYILGDIVAANPDSEKVIRRIQNPLPGKLEPQVCVGWWEEQCFALHGVGSTAEPTELIDRFGKETAKLLWDSVSRETVQWLRNCHFGFFELDCLLIHGSTVSVSDELTPETPPWQMLDRLQRVQANYLFCGRSGQVFEYQLQGGSVNSSVMTLESKQPVQTITAPKRRVIGVGNVGREPGKATYTLYSPYSELAKGEALRDRLEFKKVYYGKKKGFGN
- a CDS encoding DUF4279 domain-containing protein — translated: MDTNECYVYFALDGEDFEPNDVTDYLNIKPTSVRRKGERVAGIIHRSSSWKLSTQKIINEIIYVDEMASEVIKILKPKINQINEIAEKLNLSARLEVVLWITTDDTQTTPAISFNVNNLKFLSNVNAYIDIDTYRN